A stretch of the Pristis pectinata isolate sPriPec2 chromosome 7, sPriPec2.1.pri, whole genome shotgun sequence genome encodes the following:
- the LOC127572646 gene encoding leucine-rich repeat and immunoglobulin-like domain-containing nogo receptor-interacting protein 2, translating into MMKALDRMVDCFSKVMLHVAISCWQPFLGLALIIILTGSTVGCPARCECSAQNKSVTCHRRRLTVIPEGIPIETKILDLSKNKLKYINPDEFASYTLLEVIDISENIISSLEPGSFSNLFNLRSLRLKSNRLKLIPLGVFSGLSNLTRLDISENKIVILLDYTFQDLHNLKSLEVGDNDLVYISHRAFSGLLSLQQLTLEKCNLTAVPTEALSHLHNLVRLRLCHLHINAIHAYAFKKLYRLKHLEIDHWPLLDTLPANSLYGLNLTSLSITNTNLSAVPYGAFKHLVHLMHLNLSFNPIGAVEAGMLQDLTRLQELHMVHAQLLAIETRAFKGLQVLRVLNVSHNLLDTLEESAFHSARSLQVLCIDHNPLACDCRLLWILQRRKTLRFSGEPPTCASPESLRGKQFLDFNNLFLPSYFTCQRPQIRDKEPQNLMVEEGQTAQFVCRADGDPLPVISWQSPRKRLITLKSNGRVTVLGDGTLKFRSTQFLDSGVYLCIASNAAGNDTTSATLQVKGLSEHLRGNRTSQYLTELNDTHSNGTHVHMTVALDLKTILVSTAMGCFTFLGVVLFCFLLLFVWSRGKGKHKSNIDIEYIPRKTNGATADNEQGGPRRFNMKMI; encoded by the coding sequence GCCCTTGACAGAATGGTGGACTGCTTCAGCAAAGTCATGCTTCATGTGGCCATATCATGTTGGCAGCCATTCCTGGGTCTGGCTCTGATCATCATCCTCACGGGATCGACAGTGGGATGTCCCGCTCGCTGTGAATGTTCTGCCCAGAACAAATCTGTCACCTGCCATCGGAGGCGCTTGACTGTGATCCCAGAGGGCATTCCTATTGAGACCAAAATACTGGACCTGAGCAAGAACAAGCTAAAATACATCAATCCGGATGAGTTTGCATCATATACCTTGTTGGAAGTAATCGACATTAGTGAAAATATCATTTCATCCTTAGAACCTGGTTCTTTTAGTAATCTTTTTAACTTGCGCTCCCTTCGCCTGAAGAGCAACCGACTAAAATTGATCCCCCTTGGTGTATTTTCTGGTCTGTCTAACTTGACAAGGCTGGACATCAGCGAGAATAAAATTGTTATTTTGCTGGACTACACCTTCCAGGATCTGCATAACTTAAAGTCTCTGGAGGTGGGGGACAATGACCTGGTTTACATCTCCCACCGAGCCTTCAGTGGCTTGCTGTCACTACAGCAGCTGACGCTGGAGAAGTGTAACCTCACTGCAGTGCCCACCGAAGCCCTGTCCCACCTCCACAATCTGGTCCGCCTCCGGCTCTGCCACCTACACATTAATGCCATCCATGCCTATGCCTTCAAGAAGCTGTACCGGCTGAAGCACCTGGAGATCGATCACTGGCCGCTGCTGGACACGCTGCCCGCCAACAGCTTGTATGGTCTTAACCTCACCTCCCTGTCCATCACCAACACCAACCTGTCTGCTGTGCCCTATGGTGCCTTCAAGCACCTGGTTCACCTCATGCATCTGAATCTGTCCTTCAACCCCATCGGCGCTGTGGAAGCAGGCATGCTCCAGGACCTGACCCGCCTTCAGGAACTGCACATGGTCCACGCTCAGTTGCTGGCCATCGAGACCCGTGCCTTCAAAGGGCTGCAGGTCCTGCGGGTGCTGAACGTGTCGCACAACTTGTTGGACACCCTGGAGGAGAGCGCCTTTCACTCCGCCCGGAGCCTCCAGGTGCTGTGTATAGACCACAACCCGCTGGCGTGTGACTGCCGGCTGCTCTGGATCCTGCAGAGGAGGAAGACACTGAGGTTCTCGGGAGAGCCCCCGACGTGTGCATCGCCAGAGAGCCTGAGGGGGAAGCAGTTCCTGGATTTCAACAATCTGTTCCTCCCCAGCTATTTCACCTGCCAAAGACCCCAAATACGTGACAAGGAACCACagaatctgatggtagaggaggGTCAGACGGCTCAGTTCGTATGCCGAGCCGACGGTGACCCACTACCGGTTATTTCCTGGCAATCTCCACGCAAGAGGCTGATCACCCTCAAGTCAAACGGGAGGGTGACTGTCCTGGGGGATGGCACCCTGAAGTTCCGCTCCACCCAGTTTCTGGACAGTGGAGTCTACCTGTGCATCGCAAGCAACGCAGCCGGGAATGACACCACCTCAGCTACGCTGCAGGTCAAAGGACTTTCCGAGCACCTGCGTGGAAACAGGACCTCTCAGTACCTGACTGAATTGAATGACACCCACTCCAATGGGACGCACGTGCACATGACGGTGGCCCTGGACCTCAAGACAATACTGGTGTCCACTGCCATGGGCTGCTTCACCTTCCTTGGTGTGGTCTTGTTCTGCTTCCTGCTCCTCTTTGTATGGAGTCGGGGCAAGGGCAAGCACAAGAGCAACATCGATATCGAGTACATTCCCCGCAAGACCAACGGAGCCACAGCTGACAATGAGCAAGGAGGCCCACGGAGGTTCAACATGAAGATGATTTAA